A window of Equus przewalskii isolate Varuska chromosome 18, EquPr2, whole genome shotgun sequence contains these coding sequences:
- the DYNLT2B gene encoding dynein light chain Tctex-type protein 2B isoform X2 — MGIMLCQLPKLAAQLIKEPTRVKLFSKPDGDNQPRPKSSALSLRQFPPSSGCAGAGEAATVRRGAGRSAQSAPPRPVTAKGGPGVLATVSQPRAATGRPSSRDTSGQEVLAMAAPRDPSFSAGVSFSVADSLPETEKNAGESENTYILRPIFQQRFRPSVVKDCIHAVLKEELANAEYSPEETPQLTKHLSESIKDKLKEMGFDRYKMVVQVVIGEQRGEGVFMAARCFWDADTDNYTHDVFMNDSLFCVVAAFGCFYY; from the exons ATGGGCATCATGCTGTGTCAACTTCCTAAGCTTGCAGCGCAGTTAATAAAAGAGCCAACGCGCGTTAAACTGTTCTCTAAACCGGACGGAGATAATCAACCTAGGCCGAAGTCATCGGCGCTCTCGCTCCGCCAGTTCCCGCCCAGCAGCGGGTGCGCAGGCGCGGGGGAAGCGGCGACAGTCCGCAGAGGGGCGGGCCGCTCTGCGCAGAGCGCGCCGCCGCGTCCCGTCACGGCCAAGGGCGGCCCCGGTGTCCTGGCAACCGTTTCCCAGCCCCGTGCTGCAACCGGCAGGCCTTCGTCGCGAGACACATCGGGCCAAGAAGTCCTGGCCATGGCCGCCCCGAGAGATCCGTCCTTTTCTGCGGGTGTGTCCTTCTCTGTGGCTGACTCGTTGCCTGAGACTGAGAAGAACGCAGGGGAGTCCGAGAACACCTATATTCTGCGGCCCATTTTCCAGCAAAG GTTCCGACCCTCCGTGGTTAAAGACTGTATCCATGCTGTGCTCAAGGAGGAACTGGCAAATGCTGAGTACTCTCCAGAAGAAACGCCTCAGCTCACAAAACATTTATCAGAAAGtattaaagataaattaaaag aaatggGATTTGACCGATATAAAATGGTGGTGCAAGTAGTGATTGGAGAACAAAGAGGTGAAGGAGTATT CATGGCTGCTCGCTGTTTCTGGGATGCTGACACTGACAACTACACTCATGATGTTTTCATGAAT gacAGTTTATTCTGTGTTGTAGCGGCATTCGGCTGTTTCTACTATTGA
- the DYNLT2B gene encoding dynein light chain Tctex-type protein 2B isoform X1 — protein MGIMLCQLPKLAAQLIKEPTRVKLFSKPDGDNQPRPKSSALSLRQFPPSSGCAGAGEAATVRRGAGRSAQSAPPRPVTAKGGPGVLATVSQPRAATGRPSSRDTSGQEVLAMAAPRDPSFSAGVSFSVADSLPETEKNAGESENTYILRPIFQQRFRPSVVKDCIHAVLKEELANAEYSPEETPQLTKHLSESIKDKLKEMGFDRYKMVVQVVIGEQRGEGVFMAARCFWDADTDNYTHDVFMNGFAGSDPGRRHGTAHQAMLRRHPTCHN, from the exons ATGGGCATCATGCTGTGTCAACTTCCTAAGCTTGCAGCGCAGTTAATAAAAGAGCCAACGCGCGTTAAACTGTTCTCTAAACCGGACGGAGATAATCAACCTAGGCCGAAGTCATCGGCGCTCTCGCTCCGCCAGTTCCCGCCCAGCAGCGGGTGCGCAGGCGCGGGGGAAGCGGCGACAGTCCGCAGAGGGGCGGGCCGCTCTGCGCAGAGCGCGCCGCCGCGTCCCGTCACGGCCAAGGGCGGCCCCGGTGTCCTGGCAACCGTTTCCCAGCCCCGTGCTGCAACCGGCAGGCCTTCGTCGCGAGACACATCGGGCCAAGAAGTCCTGGCCATGGCCGCCCCGAGAGATCCGTCCTTTTCTGCGGGTGTGTCCTTCTCTGTGGCTGACTCGTTGCCTGAGACTGAGAAGAACGCAGGGGAGTCCGAGAACACCTATATTCTGCGGCCCATTTTCCAGCAAAG GTTCCGACCCTCCGTGGTTAAAGACTGTATCCATGCTGTGCTCAAGGAGGAACTGGCAAATGCTGAGTACTCTCCAGAAGAAACGCCTCAGCTCACAAAACATTTATCAGAAAGtattaaagataaattaaaag aaatggGATTTGACCGATATAAAATGGTGGTGCAAGTAGTGATTGGAGAACAAAGAGGTGAAGGAGTATT CATGGCTGCTCGCTGTTTCTGGGATGCTGACACTGACAACTACACTCATGATGTTTTCATGAAT ggtttcgctggttcggatcctgggcgcagacatggcaccgctcatcaagccatgctgaggcggcatcccacatgccacaactag